In Halomarina salina, one DNA window encodes the following:
- a CDS encoding amidohydrolase: MTTLGVVDGQVLRPDLRIEEADVLVDRESGEIVDVDPEVGASADETLDASDSLVMPGLVNAHTHAAMTLLRGYADDKPLESWLREDVWPAEAELTPEDVAAGTKLGMLEMIRSGTTGFVDMYFEVPDVVAAIDESGMRARVGHGVVTVGKDDEAAHEDAAESIAVAREFDGAADGRVRTAFMPHSLTTVREDILREYVPKAREEGVPVHLHVNETAHEVDPIVEERGVRPVAYAREVGLFDPESEERDFLAHGVHSDASEVEALAEAGGGVVHCPASNMKLASGMAPVQAMLDAGVPVGLGTDGAASNNDLDLFGEMRDAAMVGKLASEDASAVAAPDVVRMATRGSATVAGLPGGSVEPGAAADLAVVGLDAPHLTPAHDLVSHLVYAASGRDVRHTVCDGRVLMRDREVQTLDAEAVRQAAEERAFDLVSRAE, translated from the coding sequence ATGACCACGCTCGGAGTCGTCGACGGGCAGGTGCTACGACCAGACCTGCGCATCGAGGAAGCGGACGTACTGGTCGACCGGGAGTCGGGCGAGATAGTCGATGTCGACCCCGAGGTCGGCGCGAGCGCCGACGAGACGCTGGACGCGAGCGACTCGCTCGTGATGCCGGGTCTCGTCAACGCCCACACCCACGCCGCGATGACGCTGCTTCGAGGCTACGCCGACGACAAGCCACTCGAATCGTGGCTCCGCGAGGACGTCTGGCCAGCCGAGGCAGAACTGACGCCCGAGGACGTCGCCGCCGGGACGAAACTGGGGATGCTGGAGATGATTCGCTCGGGCACCACCGGCTTCGTGGACATGTACTTCGAGGTGCCCGACGTCGTCGCCGCCATCGACGAGTCGGGGATGCGCGCCCGCGTCGGTCACGGCGTCGTCACCGTCGGGAAAGACGACGAGGCCGCCCACGAGGACGCCGCGGAGTCCATCGCCGTCGCGCGGGAGTTCGACGGGGCGGCAGACGGCCGCGTCCGGACCGCGTTCATGCCCCACTCGCTGACGACCGTCCGCGAGGACATCCTCCGCGAGTACGTCCCGAAGGCCCGCGAGGAGGGCGTCCCGGTCCACCTGCACGTCAACGAGACGGCCCACGAGGTCGACCCCATCGTCGAGGAACGCGGGGTGCGACCGGTCGCGTACGCCCGCGAAGTCGGTCTGTTCGACCCGGAGTCGGAGGAACGGGACTTCCTCGCCCACGGCGTCCACAGCGACGCGAGCGAGGTGGAAGCGCTCGCCGAGGCCGGCGGTGGCGTCGTCCACTGCCCGGCCTCGAACATGAAACTCGCCAGCGGGATGGCTCCCGTGCAGGCGATGCTCGACGCGGGCGTCCCGGTCGGACTGGGCACCGACGGCGCGGCCTCGAACAACGACCTCGACCTGTTCGGCGAGATGCGCGACGCCGCGATGGTCGGGAAACTCGCCAGCGAGGACGCCAGCGCCGTCGCCGCCCCGGACGTGGTCCGCATGGCGACACGGGGCAGTGCGACGGTCGCGGGCCTCCCCGGCGGTAGCGTCGAACCGGGCGCGGCCGCCGACCTCGCGGTCGTCGGCCTCGACGCCCCGCACCTCACGCCCGCCCACGACCTCGTGAGTCACCTCGTCTACGCCGCGTCGGGACGCGACGTGCGCCACACCGTCTGCGACGGGCGGGTGCTGATGCGCGACCGCGAGGTCCAGACGCTCGACGCCGAGGCGGTCCGGCAGGCGGCCGAGGAGCGTGCGTTCGACCTCGTCTCGCGGGCGGAGTAG
- a CDS encoding 23S rRNA (uridine(2552)-2'-O)-methyltransferase has product MTRKDDYYNRAKQQGYRSRAAYKLKQLNEESNLVENGDTVVDLGAAPGGWLQVASELADTGTVVGVDLQRIEDIDGVETVRGDMTDEEVRADLVERVGEADVVLSDMAPNMTGEYNLDHARSVHLARQAFETAMEVLAPGGDFVAKVFDGPDLQDLKSDAEREFRYVREVRPEASRKESSELYLVAKRRLTAPVREGDEVEVEIQDVGSEGDGIAKIEGFTLFVPDTEAGDTVTVRVTDIKARFGFAEKVE; this is encoded by the coding sequence ATGACGCGCAAGGACGACTACTACAACCGCGCGAAGCAGCAGGGGTACCGTTCTCGCGCGGCGTACAAGCTCAAGCAGTTGAACGAGGAGTCGAACCTCGTCGAGAACGGCGACACCGTCGTGGACCTCGGAGCGGCCCCCGGCGGGTGGCTCCAGGTCGCCAGCGAACTCGCCGACACGGGGACCGTCGTCGGCGTCGACCTCCAGCGAATCGAGGACATCGACGGCGTAGAGACGGTCCGCGGCGACATGACCGACGAGGAGGTTCGGGCGGACCTCGTCGAGCGGGTCGGGGAGGCGGACGTCGTCCTCTCGGACATGGCCCCGAACATGACCGGGGAGTACAACCTCGACCACGCCCGCTCGGTCCACCTCGCGCGGCAGGCGTTCGAGACGGCGATGGAGGTGCTCGCGCCGGGCGGCGACTTCGTCGCGAAGGTGTTCGACGGGCCGGACCTGCAGGACCTGAAGTCGGACGCCGAACGCGAGTTCCGGTACGTCCGTGAAGTGCGTCCCGAGGCCTCCAGGAAGGAGTCGTCGGAGCTCTATCTCGTCGCCAAGCGCCGCCTCACCGCACCGGTCCGCGAGGGCGACGAGGTCGAGGTCGAGATTCAGGACGTCGGCAGCGAGGGCGACGGCATCGCGAAGATAGAGGGGTTCACGCTGTTCGTGCCGGACACCGAGGCGGGTGACACCGTCACCGTCCGCGTCACCGACATCAAGGCGCGGTTCGGGTTCGCCGAGAAGGTAGAGTAG
- a CDS encoding adenosylhomocysteinase, giving the protein MTETVSEYLTTATADEESDVAFESLAAARESGRKKIDWARQHMPILAALREEFEESTPFEGQRIAMAMHVEAKTAALTETLAAGGAQVAITGCNPLSTHDDVSAALDANENIDSYAKRGVDDEEYYEAIEATIALEPTVTVDDGGDLVLRIHEKHPDLIDGIIGGCEETTTGVHRLRAMDRDGALDYPVFAVNDTPMKRLFDNVHGTGESSLANIAMTTNLSYAGKNVVVAGYGDCGRGVAKKASGQNAHVIVTEVDPRRALEAHMEGYEVCSMQEAAEKADVILTTTGNRDVVTREHFEAMPDGVLLANAGHFDIEVNLDDLSDMATEEREVRDGVREYELEDGRRLNVLAEGRLVNLAGPLSLGHPVEVMDQSFGVQAVCVRELVAADKGGLGDRIAERVRDRLGRGTGLSPVGERDYDAGVHDVPDALDREVARIKLNAEGIGIDDLTDEQVEYMDDWQHGT; this is encoded by the coding sequence ATGACCGAGACCGTCAGCGAGTACCTCACGACGGCGACCGCCGACGAGGAGTCGGACGTCGCCTTCGAGAGCCTCGCGGCCGCACGGGAGTCGGGGCGCAAGAAGATCGACTGGGCACGCCAGCACATGCCCATCCTCGCCGCGCTGCGCGAGGAGTTCGAGGAGTCGACGCCGTTCGAGGGCCAGCGCATCGCCATGGCGATGCACGTCGAGGCGAAGACGGCGGCACTGACCGAGACGCTCGCCGCGGGGGGCGCGCAGGTCGCCATCACCGGCTGTAACCCGCTGTCGACCCACGACGACGTGAGCGCGGCGCTCGACGCCAACGAGAACATCGACTCCTACGCCAAGCGCGGCGTCGACGACGAGGAGTACTACGAGGCCATCGAGGCGACCATCGCCCTCGAACCCACCGTCACCGTCGACGACGGCGGCGACCTCGTCCTGCGCATCCACGAGAAGCACCCCGACCTCATCGACGGCATCATCGGCGGCTGCGAGGAGACCACGACGGGCGTCCACCGCCTGCGGGCGATGGACCGCGACGGCGCGCTCGACTACCCCGTGTTCGCGGTCAACGACACGCCGATGAAGCGGCTGTTCGACAACGTCCACGGCACCGGCGAGTCCTCGCTGGCGAACATCGCCATGACGACGAACCTCTCGTACGCCGGGAAGAACGTCGTCGTCGCGGGCTACGGCGACTGCGGCCGCGGCGTCGCGAAGAAGGCGAGCGGGCAGAACGCCCACGTCATCGTCACCGAGGTCGACCCCCGGCGCGCCCTCGAAGCGCACATGGAGGGCTACGAGGTCTGTTCCATGCAGGAGGCCGCCGAGAAGGCCGACGTGATTCTGACGACGACGGGCAACCGCGACGTCGTCACCCGCGAGCACTTCGAGGCGATGCCCGACGGCGTCCTCCTCGCCAACGCGGGCCACTTCGATATCGAGGTCAACCTCGACGACCTCTCCGACATGGCGACCGAGGAGCGCGAGGTCCGCGACGGCGTCCGCGAGTACGAACTGGAGGACGGCCGCCGCCTCAACGTGCTGGCGGAGGGCCGCCTCGTCAACCTCGCCGGACCGCTCTCGCTGGGCCACCCCGTCGAGGTGATGGACCAGAGCTTCGGCGTCCAGGCCGTCTGCGTCCGCGAACTCGTCGCCGCCGACAAGGGCGGCCTCGGCGACCGCATCGCCGAACGCGTCCGCGACCGACTCGGCCGCGGCACCGGCCTCTCGCCGGTCGGCGAGCGCGACTACGACGCGGGCGTCCACGACGTCCCCGACGCGCTCGACCGCGAGGTCGCGCGCATCAAGCTGAACGCCGAGGGCATCGGCATCGACGACCTGACCGACGAACAGGTCGAGTACATGGACGACTGGCAGCACGGGACGTAA
- a CDS encoding queuosine precursor transporter — MSEGRGAPLPVAAVALVALFVTALVTAQLTASKILQFSIPVSLPVTGSALVLPGAALAYALTFFASDCYSELYGRRAAQAMVNVGFVMNLVLLALVWSTIAAPASPTSPVDAAQFERVLAASTNVVAGSLLAYLVSQNWDVVVFHRIREATDGEMLWLRNVGSTATSQAIDTVIFVGVAFAVAPAVLGVGPQLPASALASLVVGQYLLKLLIAIVDTPFVYLVVRAARSRGVAPRATPGD; from the coding sequence ATGAGTGAGGGCCGAGGGGCGCCGCTCCCGGTCGCCGCCGTCGCACTGGTCGCGCTGTTCGTCACGGCGCTCGTCACCGCGCAGTTGACCGCGTCGAAGATACTCCAGTTCTCGATTCCCGTCTCGCTGCCGGTCACCGGGTCGGCGCTCGTGCTGCCCGGCGCGGCGCTGGCGTACGCGCTCACGTTCTTCGCGTCGGACTGCTACTCGGAACTGTACGGCCGCCGCGCGGCGCAGGCGATGGTCAACGTCGGGTTCGTGATGAACCTCGTCCTGCTGGCGCTCGTGTGGAGCACCATCGCCGCGCCCGCGTCCCCGACCAGTCCCGTCGACGCGGCACAGTTCGAACGGGTGCTGGCGGCCTCGACGAACGTCGTCGCCGGGAGCCTCCTCGCCTACCTCGTCAGCCAGAACTGGGACGTCGTCGTCTTCCACCGCATCCGCGAGGCGACCGACGGAGAGATGCTGTGGCTCCGCAACGTCGGGTCGACAGCGACCAGTCAGGCCATCGACACCGTCATCTTCGTCGGCGTGGCGTTCGCCGTCGCGCCCGCCGTCCTCGGCGTCGGGCCACAGTTGCCCGCCTCGGCGCTCGCGTCGCTCGTCGTCGGCCAGTACCTGCTGAAACTGCTCATCGCCATCGTCGACACGCCGTTCGTCTACCTCGTCGTCCGGGCGGCCCGCAGTCGCGGGGTCGCGCCGCGAGCGACGCCCGGCGATTGA
- a CDS encoding DNA primase large subunit PriL, translated as MDAHHARYPFFESARQAVGEADVDLVTLVREGHPAVERGRERVQRALVAGDVEQESDQRVDARTEVLSYPIARVLVSLVDAPGAVEKYAASEAATAHERFVEEFERGRQSTLGGDPLTVETVLREFDLASVVRSRDDDYRVAVGTYLDLAPSGDRWRLVTRELADGWVTVTRRDLYDLLERAIERRVAEGLPLTVPDEIADPLAPVVRDVESALATATYPRSFDRVDPGSFPPCMQHLLEQARSEDEDALSSSGRFALVSFLAALGMDADAVTTLVGATDDSLAYAAERLDGGLYPPPSCATMQAYGDCDEEGCAGFDHPLEYYAAALE; from the coding sequence ATGGACGCCCACCACGCGCGCTACCCGTTCTTCGAGAGCGCACGCCAGGCGGTGGGCGAGGCGGACGTCGACCTCGTCACGCTGGTCCGCGAGGGCCACCCGGCGGTCGAGCGTGGGCGCGAACGCGTCCAGCGAGCGCTCGTCGCGGGCGACGTCGAACAGGAGAGCGACCAGCGCGTCGACGCCCGGACGGAGGTGCTGTCCTACCCCATCGCCCGCGTGCTCGTCTCGCTCGTCGACGCTCCCGGTGCGGTCGAGAAGTACGCCGCCAGCGAGGCCGCGACGGCCCACGAGCGGTTCGTCGAGGAGTTCGAGCGCGGCCGGCAGTCGACGCTCGGCGGCGACCCGCTCACCGTCGAGACCGTCCTGCGCGAGTTCGACCTCGCGAGCGTCGTCCGCAGTCGGGACGACGACTACCGCGTCGCGGTCGGGACGTACCTCGACCTCGCGCCGAGCGGCGACCGGTGGCGACTCGTCACCCGCGAACTCGCCGACGGCTGGGTGACGGTCACCCGGCGTGACCTCTACGACCTGCTCGAACGCGCCATCGAGCGCCGGGTCGCCGAGGGTCTCCCGCTGACCGTCCCCGACGAGATAGCCGACCCGCTGGCACCGGTCGTCCGGGACGTGGAGTCCGCGCTCGCCACCGCGACCTACCCCCGCTCGTTCGACCGCGTCGACCCCGGTTCGTTCCCGCCGTGTATGCAGCACCTGCTAGAGCAGGCACGGAGCGAGGACGAGGACGCGCTCTCGTCGTCCGGTCGGTTCGCGCTCGTCTCCTTCCTCGCCGCACTCGGTATGGACGCCGACGCCGTGACGACGCTCGTCGGAGCGACCGACGACTCGCTGGCCTACGCCGCGGAGCGACTCGACGGCGGTCTCTACCCGCCCCCGAGCTGCGCGACGATGCAGGCGTACGGCGACTGCGACGAGGAGGGCTGTGCCGGATTCGACCACCCGCTGGAGTATTACGCTGCGGCGTTGGAGTAG
- a CDS encoding DUF7474 family protein: MRFRYPCPDCRSTNSLHDPDCRFDGTPWPEVERAYTDVLVALSDGAKREGRIREATDGPWDPLHSAVLSRLRHEQRLKETKGGALELRSAAEFKEQVSEPTQEPIRTVYEKGSVPGTHDNAVFAIIAYYEMVGLSWEETREQVVAWLHESGTWKRGGFEEASPEQLVDSKRHVYDQGYGWKEKARAAKAVIDRSL, translated from the coding sequence GTGCGGTTCCGTTACCCCTGTCCGGACTGTCGCTCGACCAACAGCCTGCACGACCCCGACTGCCGGTTCGACGGGACGCCCTGGCCGGAGGTCGAACGGGCGTACACCGACGTCCTCGTGGCGCTCAGCGACGGTGCCAAGCGAGAGGGACGCATCCGCGAGGCGACCGACGGACCGTGGGACCCGCTGCACTCCGCCGTGCTGAGCCGACTCCGGCACGAACAGCGCCTCAAGGAGACGAAGGGCGGCGCGCTCGAACTCCGCTCGGCGGCGGAGTTCAAGGAGCAGGTGTCCGAACCGACCCAGGAGCCGATTCGGACGGTGTACGAGAAGGGGTCGGTGCCGGGCACCCACGACAACGCCGTCTTCGCTATCATCGCCTACTACGAGATGGTCGGCCTCTCCTGGGAGGAGACCCGCGAGCAGGTCGTCGCGTGGCTCCACGAGTCGGGCACGTGGAAACGCGGCGGGTTCGAGGAGGCCTCTCCGGAACAGCTCGTCGACTCGAAGCGCCACGTCTACGACCAGGGCTACGGCTGGAAGGAGAAGGCGCGGGCGGCGAAGGCGGTCATCGACCGGTCGCTGTGA
- a CDS encoding DNA polymerase sliding clamp, with the protein MFKAIVSSGTLRAALDSVGVLVDECKIRLDEDELTIRAVDPANVGMVDLSLSPDAFESYETDGGVIGVDLSRLEEMVKMASADQLVHLELDEETRKLHISMEGLEYTLALIDPDSIRQEPDLPDLDLAAEIVLEGSHIDRAVKAADMVSEHIVLGVDDEEDHFYVEAQGDTDDVHFVLDREDLIDLTAGDAHSLFSLDYLKEMNKAIPKDAEVTVELGEDFPVKMHFDIAEGQGNVTYMLAPRIQSD; encoded by the coding sequence ATGTTCAAGGCTATCGTGAGCTCGGGGACGCTCCGGGCGGCGCTCGACTCCGTCGGCGTACTGGTCGACGAGTGCAAGATCCGTCTCGACGAAGACGAGCTCACGATTCGGGCGGTCGACCCCGCGAACGTGGGGATGGTCGACCTCTCGCTCTCGCCCGACGCCTTCGAGTCCTACGAGACCGACGGCGGCGTCATCGGCGTCGACCTCTCCCGACTCGAAGAGATGGTGAAGATGGCGAGCGCCGACCAGCTGGTCCACCTCGAACTCGACGAGGAGACGCGCAAACTCCACATCAGCATGGAGGGCCTGGAGTACACGCTCGCGCTCATCGACCCCGACTCCATCCGCCAGGAGCCGGACCTCCCGGACCTCGACCTCGCCGCCGAAATCGTCCTCGAAGGCAGCCACATCGACCGTGCGGTCAAGGCCGCCGACATGGTCTCCGAGCACATCGTCCTCGGCGTCGACGACGAGGAGGACCACTTCTACGTCGAGGCACAGGGCGACACCGACGACGTGCACTTCGTCCTCGACCGCGAGGACCTCATCGACCTCACCGCGGGCGACGCCCACTCGCTGTTCAGCCTCGACTATCTGAAGGAGATGAACAAGGCCATCCCGAAAGACGCGGAGGTCACCGTCGAACTCGGCGAGGACTTCCCCGTCAAGATGCACTTCGACATCGCGGAGGGCCAGGGCAACGTGACGTACATGCTCGCGCCGCGCATCCAGAGCGACTGA
- a CDS encoding DUF7472 family protein produces MALDRETVTEIAVSVVSVGLFIAAVVFVGSTYNSDGLSGDGAFALIGAIAGFVVLLTVVAFFLARQ; encoded by the coding sequence ATGGCTCTGGACCGGGAGACAGTGACCGAAATCGCCGTCTCCGTCGTCTCCGTCGGACTCTTCATCGCCGCCGTCGTCTTCGTCGGCAGCACCTACAACTCGGACGGACTCTCCGGCGACGGCGCGTTCGCACTCATCGGCGCGATAGCGGGGTTCGTCGTGCTCTTGACCGTCGTCGCGTTCTTCCTCGCCCGACAGTAG
- a CDS encoding SWIM zinc finger family protein → MTPPEHTPASQRRALAPDTSRLDPRAARAWTEKMAVTAIGGGIYEIESDSGHTYAVDLLDGKCSCPDHQMRGERCKHIRRVALEITGGRVPAPGHRAIECLACGRDAFVHEDDPAVCDDCRLPSGTTVRDRETDALLVVVETTDDRADEVTVPRQGTLADFDGGDSEETTVADYPNNRYYPRDDPVVRAVYPFSGDPDTPFADLRKYSFPLSRLDRVAPRPDRDPTDAGEYLAPA, encoded by the coding sequence ATGACGCCACCAGAACACACACCAGCGTCACAGCGACGAGCGCTCGCCCCCGATACGAGCCGTCTCGACCCGCGCGCCGCCCGCGCGTGGACCGAGAAGATGGCCGTCACAGCCATCGGCGGCGGCATATACGAGATAGAGAGCGACAGCGGGCACACGTACGCAGTCGACCTGCTCGACGGGAAATGTAGCTGTCCGGACCACCAGATGCGCGGCGAACGCTGCAAGCACATCCGCCGAGTTGCACTCGAAATAACGGGGGGAAGAGTCCCCGCTCCGGGCCACCGTGCTATCGAGTGTCTCGCCTGCGGTCGCGACGCGTTCGTCCACGAGGACGACCCGGCGGTCTGCGACGACTGTCGCCTCCCGTCGGGGACGACGGTCCGTGACCGCGAGACGGACGCGCTCCTGGTCGTCGTCGAGACGACCGACGACCGCGCCGACGAGGTGACCGTCCCGCGGCAGGGGACGCTCGCCGACTTCGACGGCGGAGACAGCGAGGAGACGACCGTCGCGGACTACCCGAACAACCGGTACTACCCGCGTGACGACCCGGTCGTCCGGGCGGTGTACCCGTTCTCGGGCGACCCGGACACGCCGTTCGCGGACCTGCGGAAGTACTCGTTCCCGCTGTCGCGACTGGACCGCGTCGCCCCCCGACCGGACCGCGACCCGACCGATGCGGGCGAGTACCTCGCACCGGCCTGA
- a CDS encoding helix-turn-helix domain-containing protein, with protein MSVVAELSIQSKQFELGRVLELSEGMLLELDRVVPVGESTVPLVWVYASDTQGFEERVANHPSVRGFEALDRFSGRALYRLDWDTTGDHLFDAIHRERAHVLRATATPESWTFELRFPSHEALSGFQTHCENARIHFSVARIGRSNEPDDDPRYGLTESQYDALVLAVESGYYDIPRRRTTVELAEELGISDQAVTERLRRAIIALTENTLDGTGHTK; from the coding sequence ATGAGTGTCGTCGCAGAACTCAGCATCCAGTCGAAACAGTTCGAGTTGGGCCGGGTACTGGAACTGTCCGAGGGGATGCTACTCGAACTCGACCGCGTCGTCCCCGTCGGGGAGTCGACAGTGCCGCTGGTCTGGGTCTACGCCTCGGACACCCAGGGGTTCGAAGAGAGAGTCGCCAACCATCCGAGTGTGCGGGGGTTCGAAGCGCTCGACCGGTTCAGCGGCCGGGCCCTCTACCGACTCGACTGGGACACGACGGGCGACCACCTGTTCGACGCCATCCACCGCGAGCGAGCACACGTTCTGAGGGCGACGGCCACTCCCGAATCCTGGACGTTCGAGCTCCGATTCCCCTCCCACGAGGCGCTGTCGGGGTTCCAGACCCACTGCGAGAACGCCCGTATCCACTTCTCAGTCGCGCGAATCGGACGGTCGAACGAGCCAGACGACGACCCGCGGTACGGGCTGACCGAGAGCCAGTACGATGCGCTCGTGCTCGCCGTCGAGTCGGGGTACTACGACATCCCGCGGCGACGTACGACGGTCGAACTCGCCGAGGAACTCGGAATCTCCGACCAGGCGGTCACCGAACGCCTCCGCCGAGCCATCATCGCTCTCACGGAGAACACGCTCGACGGGACCGGACACACCAAGTGA
- a CDS encoding ribbon-helix-helix domain-containing protein encodes MPKISVEIPQELLDDLDDHVGEDGKFVNRSDAIRASIRKTLDILDDIDARHGRLDDE; translated from the coding sequence ATGCCGAAGATAAGCGTCGAGATCCCACAGGAACTCCTCGACGACCTGGACGACCACGTCGGCGAGGACGGCAAGTTCGTCAACCGGAGCGACGCCATCCGGGCGTCGATTCGCAAGACGCTCGACATCCTGGACGATATCGACGCCCGCCACGGCCGGTTGGACGATGAGTGA
- the hjc gene encoding Holliday junction resolvase Hjc, translating to MPGNRKGDRRERELVNELHDRGFAVMRAPASGSSTDRELPDVLAGNGDVFYAIEAKASNGRPIYLTGEEVEALVYFSQNFGAKPRIGVRFDREEWFFFHPADLYVTDGGNYRVKQETALAEGTDIEELTGGSAQTKLSGD from the coding sequence ATGCCGGGCAACAGGAAGGGGGACCGCCGCGAGCGGGAACTCGTCAACGAACTCCACGACCGGGGGTTCGCGGTCATGCGTGCCCCCGCGAGCGGGTCGAGCACCGACCGCGAACTCCCCGACGTCCTCGCCGGCAACGGCGACGTCTTCTACGCTATCGAGGCGAAGGCATCCAACGGACGACCCATCTATCTCACCGGTGAAGAGGTCGAGGCGCTGGTCTACTTCTCGCAGAACTTCGGTGCGAAACCGCGTATCGGCGTCCGCTTCGACCGCGAGGAGTGGTTCTTCTTCCACCCCGCGGACCTCTACGTCACCGACGGTGGCAACTACCGCGTCAAGCAGGAGACGGCGCTCGCCGAGGGGACCGACATCGAGGAACTGACCGGCGGCAGCGCGCAGACGAAGCTCTCGGGCGACTGA